CGTCTTCCGGGCGCTCGACTCCTACACGCCCGGCACGTTCGAGGGCTGGTTGTCGCGGATCACCACCAATCTCTTCCTCGACATGGTGCGCCGCCGCCAGCGGATCCGCTTCGACGCGCTCGCCGACGACGCCGCCGACCGGTTGGCCGGCCTCGACCCGACCCCCGACCGGGTCTACGACGAGCGCCACTTCGACGCGGACGTGCAGGCCGCGCTCGACGCCCTGCCGCCGGAGTTCCGCGCCGCGGTCGTGCTCTGCGACATCGAGGGGCTGTCCTACGAGGAGATCGCGGCCACCCTCGACGTGAAGCTCGGCACGATCCGCAGCCGCATCCACCGTGGCCGCGCCCAGCTGCGCGCGGCGCTCGCCGACCGTGCGCCCCAGCGGCGCGACACCGATGCCGAAGACGGGGGTCCTTCCCTTGGGGGCTCGAGAGATGGGGGTGCGTGATGCGCCATCTCGGAGACCTCACGGCCGCGTTCGTCGACGGTCAGCTCGACGACGCAGGCCGTGAGCGCGCCCTCGCCCACCTGACCGGCTGTGCTGCCTGCCGGGACGAGGTCGAGGCGCAACGGCGGCTCAAGAGCCGCCTCACCGGGCTGCGGGACCCGCAGGTCCCCGGTGACCTGTCGGCCCGCCTGCTCGACCTGCCGGTCCGACGGTCCGACCGGTTGGGGCCCGTGGGTTTTCGCGGCCCGCTCGGGGGGCCCGGCCGCCGACGCCCGCGTTCCCGCTTCGACATCCGCCGGCCGGCCGGCCGTGGTGAGCACCACCGCGTGCGCACGGCGATGGCCGGCGCCGCCTCGATCGTCCTCGGCTCCCTGGTGATCGCGCTCGCCATCGGCTCGCCGAGCAACAACGCGCCGACGATCCGCCCGCCGGTCGACCGCTACCTCTACGAGCACGCCGCCACCACCGACGAGGTCCCCCTGGTCGATCCCGGCGTGGCCGCGGTCAGCGTCTCGTACGCCGGAGTCGGCGGGCCGTGACCTGTGCGTCGCCGGCCCGCCCCGGGGCCGGTCAGAGCCTGCGCGCGCTGGTGGTGGTGGTCGCGTCGTTGACCGCGGTCGCCGGCGTGCTGGGTGGCGCGCTCGCCGCACCGGCGCGGGCCGACGTGTCGCCCAACACCGGGCCGGGCGGCGGCACCGAGCCGACCCAGGCACAGGAGCTGCTCGCCCGGGCGGTCCACGCCGCGCGCGACCTGCCCTACAGCGGTGTGCAGTACATCGTCGCCTGCCCGGGCAGCGGCACCACCAGCGTCGTCGTCGATGTCGCGCACGTCCCCGGTCAGGGATCGCAGATCCACATCCGCGAGACCCCCGACGCGCCCGGCGCCCGGGTGTGGGACGCCGACGGGCAGGGGTCGACCTCCGCTGTCGCCGACCTGGACGCCGGGGCCCTCGGCGTACTCGCGCGTCGCTACCAGCTCACCGCCGACGGCCAGGCGACGGTCGTCGGACGGGTCGCCGACCTCGTGACCGCCAGGCGCGGCGACGGCAGCGTTGCCGGCAGGTTCTGGATCGACCAGGCGACCGGGTTGCTGCTGAGCCGCGAGGTGCTCGACCGCAACGGCCGGCTGGCCCGGGCGAGCTCGTTCGTCAACCTGGCGATCGGCGCGAAGGCGGCCCACCTGGTCAGCGCACCCACCGACTCCGTGCCCGCGCCGTGGGGGCGGCAGGTCGCCCTGGCGTCGGCCCACCGGCTCGTGAAGGACGGCTGGCACGTGCCGACCGAGCTCGACGGCCGCTCCGGCGGCACGATGGAGCTCTTCGACATCCGGCTCGGCCACGACAACGACGGCGACGGCCAGGTGCTGCACCTGTCCTACACCGACGGCCTGTCGACGCTGTCGGTGTTCGAGCAGCGCGGGCACCTCGGCCCGAGCGGTATGCCCGGCTGGCAGTCGACGCGCATGGGCGGCGTCAAGGTCTGGGCCACCGGCGACGCCCCCGAGCAGGTGGTCTGGTCCGGCCGCTCGATGGTCTACACCGTGCTGGCCGACGCGACCCCCGAGCAGCTCTACAGCGCGGTCGCGAGCCTGCCGCACGGTGCCCCGAAGCAGCACTTCATGACACGCTTGTTGCACCGGTTGGACCACGGCCTGCGCAGGCTCGGGTCGTGGCTCAACCCGTTCGACTGAGACGCCCGCGCTGTCGCCGTACGCCGTGACCCCGAGGAACCCGCCGCCGATGACCGACTTCGACCCCCGCGACCCCGCCCGCACCGGCGCGGGCGACGAACCTCCGGCCGCCGGCAGCACCGACCCCGCCGACGCGCCGACCCGGCCGATCGCCGGTTGGCAGCCGGGCGGGCAGTGGCAGCACCCGGGGTGGACCACCCCGCAGGCGCACGACACGACAGTGTTCCCGACCGATGTGATCTTCGATTCGCGGCGCGGTGACGAGCATCGCCCGCGGCGGTCGATGGCCGAGCGGCTGCACCTGACCGGTATCCCGCGGATGCTCCTGGTCGCCGTCGCGATCGCCGCGCTCGTCGGCGGCGT
This genomic stretch from Mycobacteriales bacterium harbors:
- the sigE gene encoding RNA polymerase sigma factor SigE, translated to MPEVVTGRGGRPMPDEARGRDASGMPWTPPTWEEIVREHSARVYRLAYRLSGNAHDAEDLTQETFIRVFRALDSYTPGTFEGWLSRITTNLFLDMVRRRQRIRFDALADDAADRLAGLDPTPDRVYDERHFDADVQAALDALPPEFRAAVVLCDIEGLSYEEIAATLDVKLGTIRSRIHRGRAQLRAALADRAPQRRDTDAEDGGPSLGGSRDGGA
- a CDS encoding zf-HC2 domain-containing protein, yielding MRHLGDLTAAFVDGQLDDAGRERALAHLTGCAACRDEVEAQRRLKSRLTGLRDPQVPGDLSARLLDLPVRRSDRLGPVGFRGPLGGPGRRRPRSRFDIRRPAGRGEHHRVRTAMAGAASIVLGSLVIALAIGSPSNNAPTIRPPVDRYLYEHAATTDEVPLVDPGVAAVSVSYAGVGGP
- a CDS encoding sigma-E factor regulatory protein RseB domain-containing protein; amino-acid sequence: MTCASPARPGAGQSLRALVVVVASLTAVAGVLGGALAAPARADVSPNTGPGGGTEPTQAQELLARAVHAARDLPYSGVQYIVACPGSGTTSVVVDVAHVPGQGSQIHIRETPDAPGARVWDADGQGSTSAVADLDAGALGVLARRYQLTADGQATVVGRVADLVTARRGDGSVAGRFWIDQATGLLLSREVLDRNGRLARASSFVNLAIGAKAAHLVSAPTDSVPAPWGRQVALASAHRLVKDGWHVPTELDGRSGGTMELFDIRLGHDNDGDGQVLHLSYTDGLSTLSVFEQRGHLGPSGMPGWQSTRMGGVKVWATGDAPEQVVWSGRSMVYTVLADATPEQLYSAVASLPHGAPKQHFMTRLLHRLDHGLRRLGSWLNPFD